TTTGCCTGATCTTTAGAAAATGAGACACCCAAAGAGAACCGGAAATGATCAAATAACCTATCATGATCTTTTTTCCTAACGAGAGAGGAAACCCGAACCCCGGGAAAATATATCTAGAACCTATACCGGAAACGAATAGGAATGTTAGGCCAATGCCGAAAGAGAATAGGATCTGATACAAAATCCATTTGGAACGAAGGCGAATATAGGAATTGATCAGATAAGCAATTTGGACAATTACAAGAGCGAGAAGTGAGAATACGATCCCGGAATAGACCGTAGAGATAGAATATAACTCTTCTGCGCTTACTAAACGTACTTCAGAAAGTATATAATTCCTAGACTGGATCCTAATATTGATCTCAGAGCTATTCTCCAGAAACTTTCGGAGAGGGAAAACAGGAAATATTCCAGGGATCAGCCATTCATTGACCGGATGAATAAAACCTGCCTGCAGACAATCTCCTTTTAGATCGCAAACCTGCACGGAATCCAAAAGACTCCAAGGAAAGATCAAAAATTCGGTCTTGGATTCTTCCGGTAAATTACCGATCCGAAAGCGTAAATCGATCGGTTCCGGATAAAATCCCCAGTCCAGTAATACGGAAAAATCGTCTATCTGCTTCCAGTGAGCTTGGTCTGAGCCCTGGATACGAAGATGACCTACGCTCTTATCATCCCCTTGGGAATAGACTTGAGTAGAGATCCCCAATATCAGGGTATAAATCAAAATTACTTTTATTCTAGACATATTGATCATCCAAGAACTCAGTCCAAACTTATAAACCGGGACGATTTTCTCCAGCTTAAATGCTACTAATATATGAGGAAATCAAATGAATGAAATCGTTCTCATTGCTCTAAAAAGGCCCTACACCTTCGTGGTCCTCGCTATTCTAATTCTGTTCTTCGGGATACAATCTATTTTCAAGGCCCCCACGGATGTTTTTCCAAACATCAAGATACCTGTCATTTCGGTAGTTTGGGGTTACCAAGGTATGCTTCCTGAAGATGTTGCGGGAAGGATCACTTATTTTTTTGAAAGAGCATTAACTAGTACTGTAGAGGGGATCAAAAGTATTAATAGCAGATCCTACTACGGAAGTAGCATCATCAATATTGAATTGCAACCTCATACAGATCTTGCAGGCGCAGAAGCGGAGGTGGCTGCGATCTCGCAGACAGTAGTCACTTCATTGCCTCCGGATATTTCCCCTCCTATGATTATGCGTCTGGAGGCGTCATCCGTTCCGGTTGCGATGCTCCAAGTCACATCCGAGAAGATGACTCCCGCAGAACTTTATAACCTCGCATTCATGAGGATCCGTTCTCTACTCGTCACTATTCCTGGTGCGATCATTCCTCAGCCATATGGCGGGACCCCGATGCAATTATTGGTCTCGTTAGATAAGCAAAAACTTTTATCTAGGAACCTATCGCCTATGGATGTATTCAAGGCGTTTAACGAGCAGAGCGCAGTGTTACCTGCGGGGGACCAGAAGATCGGCAAAACCGATTGGATGGTAATGACAAACGCAATCCCTATCCAAGTAGAAGATTTTAATAATATTCCGATCAAGAGAGTCGGGAATAGCACATTCTTCATGAGGGATGTTGCGAGTGTTGCATTAGGCGGCCCTCCCCAATTGAACTCGGTCCTCGTGGATGGAAAACAATCCGTCTTGATCGTAGTAATGAAGAGTGGCGATGCATCCACTCTTGATGTGGTAGACGGAATTCGTAAGACCATGCCTAGGATCAAAGAAATTTCTCCGGACGACGTGGAGATCAAACTATTAAACGACGCTTCTATCTTCGTTAAGGACTCTATAGAGAATGTAGTTCATGAAATGGTATTGGCTGCCGGTCTTACCGGACTTGTAGTGTTACTATTTTTAGGTTCTTGGAGAGCGACTACGATCATCGCCACTTCCATCCCGCTTTCTCTTTTAAGCTCCATCATAGGTCTTCATTTGATCGGAGAATCCATCAACGTAATGACCTTAGGTGGTTTGGCATTAGCAGTGGGTATCCTCGTGGACGATGCCACGGTTATGATAGAGAATATAGATACTCATATTGAAATGGGAAAACCATTGGAGAAGGCGATCATCGATGCTGCGAATGAGATCGTAATTCCTACATTCGTAGCAACTCTTGCGATCGTTATCGTTTGGTTCCCTCTTTTTCAATTGAGCGGAGTCTCCGGTTGGTTATTCAAACCGATGGCCGAAGCGGTCGCTCTCGCAATGATCGCGTCCTTCATTCTTTCGAGAACTCTTGTTCCAACCATGGCAAAATATTTGCTAACTGCTCACCATTCTCCGGAAGCTCACAAACATGGTTCCGGTCCTAAATCTGCAGCGAAAAATCATACAACTCCTACTTCCGTTAAAAAAACGAACTCCCGTTTCGCTTTTATTATGGAATGGGTCGATTTTTTAATACGTTTTCAAAAAGGATTCGAACGCAACTTCACCGAATTTAGGGAACGTTATTATATTCTTCTCCAACAAGTCGTGGGGAATCGCAAAAAGTTCGTGCTCGTATTCTTAGGGATAGCGACAGGTTCCCTTCTTCTATTCTATTTGAACGGTAGGGACTTCTTTCCTGAGATCAAGGCAGGAACCTTGCAGATGCATATGCGTGCTCCTCTAGGAACCAGGATAGAAGTGTCGGGAAGGATCGCCACCTTGGTTTCGGAAGATATTAAAAAACTACTTCCAGGTAAGGTTGAAAGTGTTCTGAGTAACTGCGGTCTTCCGGTAGGACCTCATAACCTTGCGTTCATCCCTACTCCTACGATCGGTTCGCAAGATTGCGACTTAACGATTTCCTTAAAAGATGAAGAATCTCCCGTATGGGATTACAGACAAACTTTGAGAAAAGGATTAAGCGAACTTTATCCAGGTACTGTATTCACATTCCAACCTGCAGACTTGACTGCAAAGATCCTGAACTTCGGCTCACCTTCTCCAATCGATATTCAGATCAACGGAATGGATCTGGAGAAAAATTTCGAATTCGCTCAGAAACTTCAAGGTAAACTAAGAACCATTCCGGGTTCGGCGGATGTAGTGATCCAACAAACAATGAGCACACCTACTTTGCTTGTGGATGGAAATAGAAGTTTAGGAATTAATCTTGATCTGCCTATGAAATCGGTCGCGGAGAATATGTTACTCGCAACTTCGGGAAGCCAACAGATAGACCAAGAGTATTGGATGGACCGCAAAACAGGTCTTTCTTACCAGATCAATATCTATGTGCCTCAGCCTCAAATGAGAAGGACGGAAGACTTACTCACTGTTCCTGTCAATCGAGGCGACCTACAGGATAATTCAGAAAATGGAATACAACTCTTAGGGAACGTAGCCAATATCACTCCAACTGGAACTCCCGGTTTGGTAACTCACCAAAACCTTTTACCTCTTATCGACGTATATGTTTCTGCAGAAGGCAGGGACTTAGGAGGAGTTTTGAGCGACGCTCAAAAGATCATGGAATCCATGAAGAGAGAACTTCCTAGGGGAGCTGCAATTGAGATCCTTGGCCAAGCGGAGACAATGAGAAGCGCCTATATAGAACTCATTGGCGGACTATTTGTGGCAATTCTTCTGGTTTATCTTTTGATCGTAGTGAACTTCCAATCCTGGACAGATCCGTTCATTATTATCACCGCATTGCCTGGCGCCTTAGCTGGAATTGCCTGGTCCCTGTTTCTCACACGCACATATATTTCGGTACCTGCCTTAACCGGAGCGATCATGTGTATGGGAACTGCTACTGCAAACTCTATATTAGTAGTTTCTTATGCAAGGGACCGTCTAGCAGTTCATGGAGACGCGGTAAGAGCCGCTATCGAAGCGGGATATTCACGGATCAGACCGGTACTTATGACCGCATCCGCAATGATCATCGGAATGGTGCCTATGTCCGTAAGTAATTCCCAAAATGCTCCTTTGGGTAGAGCAGTGATCGGAGGATTAGCTGTTGCGACGTTCGCTACTCTATTCTTCGTTCCTTGTATCTACGC
This genomic stretch from Leptospira licerasiae serovar Varillal str. VAR 010 harbors:
- a CDS encoding efflux RND transporter permease subunit, producing the protein MNEIVLIALKRPYTFVVLAILILFFGIQSIFKAPTDVFPNIKIPVISVVWGYQGMLPEDVAGRITYFFERALTSTVEGIKSINSRSYYGSSIINIELQPHTDLAGAEAEVAAISQTVVTSLPPDISPPMIMRLEASSVPVAMLQVTSEKMTPAELYNLAFMRIRSLLVTIPGAIIPQPYGGTPMQLLVSLDKQKLLSRNLSPMDVFKAFNEQSAVLPAGDQKIGKTDWMVMTNAIPIQVEDFNNIPIKRVGNSTFFMRDVASVALGGPPQLNSVLVDGKQSVLIVVMKSGDASTLDVVDGIRKTMPRIKEISPDDVEIKLLNDASIFVKDSIENVVHEMVLAAGLTGLVVLLFLGSWRATTIIATSIPLSLLSSIIGLHLIGESINVMTLGGLALAVGILVDDATVMIENIDTHIEMGKPLEKAIIDAANEIVIPTFVATLAIVIVWFPLFQLSGVSGWLFKPMAEAVALAMIASFILSRTLVPTMAKYLLTAHHSPEAHKHGSGPKSAAKNHTTPTSVKKTNSRFAFIMEWVDFLIRFQKGFERNFTEFRERYYILLQQVVGNRKKFVLVFLGIATGSLLLFYLNGRDFFPEIKAGTLQMHMRAPLGTRIEVSGRIATLVSEDIKKLLPGKVESVLSNCGLPVGPHNLAFIPTPTIGSQDCDLTISLKDEESPVWDYRQTLRKGLSELYPGTVFTFQPADLTAKILNFGSPSPIDIQINGMDLEKNFEFAQKLQGKLRTIPGSADVVIQQTMSTPTLLVDGNRSLGINLDLPMKSVAENMLLATSGSQQIDQEYWMDRKTGLSYQINIYVPQPQMRRTEDLLTVPVNRGDLQDNSENGIQLLGNVANITPTGTPGLVTHQNLLPLIDVYVSAEGRDLGGVLSDAQKIMESMKRELPRGAAIEILGQAETMRSAYIELIGGLFVAILLVYLLIVVNFQSWTDPFIIITALPGALAGIAWSLFLTRTYISVPALTGAIMCMGTATANSILVVSYARDRLAVHGDAVRAAIEAGYSRIRPVLMTASAMIIGMVPMSVSNSQNAPLGRAVIGGLAVATFATLFFVPCIYAIIYNNRAKIQKENSK